In the genome of Brachypodium distachyon strain Bd21 chromosome 3, Brachypodium_distachyon_v3.0, whole genome shotgun sequence, the window atctctgAGCTGCGACGAATGTATCGATCGCTGGCTACTGAGGTCTCTAAGTTTAATTTTGTCGATACGGAATATCCGGAATAATGGAACCAAATTATATATATCCAACAATGCTGTCTCTTTTCAGCATGATGAATGTTAGTGGAGTCTCTCTTCCAGACTGTCCAGGAGCAGCACTGAGGGACGGAGCGATGTTATCACAAGTTGCTCCAATCATTCTCTCCAAATGAAACCAAATAAAGGTACTTCTTTCTCATAATACACCAGTTTTCTCGAAATTGGAGAAGGtatattctttttttcaaaCAAATACAGTTCCTTTCTATATATTAGAAATACGAGGCAGTCACCGATGATTTTAGACTAATAAAATGTGGATTCTCCTTTTCTAAGTGGCGTAGGACATTCATTTGCAGTTGAGAAAGTTTGAAGTTGGACAAAAAGTGTAAGTTTAGTGGTAGAAATGTGTGACCGAGCAAACAAAAGTTCCAAAGGACGATTTAAATGCGCAACTACCCAAATTCAAGCCGAGTAAAGAATCGACTATATATTATAACTGGCAACTTGGAATAAGATTCTAAGTCGACTTaaggcatgtacaatggttgataataTTGTCTTTTTTTATGTTTCACGTCATTTAGAAAACACAATAAAACATATTATACAATAAGTTTTCTCTTATTATCTTGCAACTAATATTTAAGTGAATAAAATTAATATTTAGAGTGAATCTACTTTTTACCCTCTCTAAGAAAGtctatgacacattgtatgccAGCCATTTAGCAAAGATTCCTTGGTTTACCCCTATTTAAAATGAATAAAGATTTCCAGCCGTCCGGATAGAGTGGCCTCACATGTACGGAAGGCGTATCTTGTAAATACGCTTCTGAGTAGGTTACATGCGGGATTTGCAGTACCGGTAAAATCTAACCGTCCACTTAAAAGGGCATCTTAGTATCGCCCCCTTCATCAAGCTTGTAGGTGTCGTGACATATCGCCAGAAGGTTGCTTTGGGTTATTCGATTTGTTAGATTTGTgaataatataataaaaaaagGTTATGTGCATTATTTTGATGTAGAGGCCAGGGGTTtcatcctccttttcgaaaaaataaaaatttcatgGTACTGTAAAAGAACGCTTAAAATTCTGGCAACCTAATTTTTTGAATATCAAAAATCATTTTGATATTGTATTGATGAAATTAAATTCATTGAATTTAGATGAATTTTGACCCAGCTTAAATTTCAACATTTAAATTAGTTTTTGTCATGATAGAGTGGCCCCACATATCAGGTTTACATGAAGCCGCTCAGCGTGGTTGGGTCGGCTAATAGCTTGTGTGGCTTTGTCAGATCGGGCGCGAGCAACCCCTGCCCAATCGGAACTAaggtttcattttttttttctaatttcgGTGGGTGCTGAAATTTCTTTTAACAAAATATTTGAAGATTTAAATCCTAAAAATGAAGTTTGGTCAAAAATTCTAAACACAATAATTTTGGGAACGATTCAAAATCTCGGCGACTTTTAAAATTCTAGGGTTGCCAAAATGTAAACCCTAGCTGGAAGCGTATTTAGGAGATACGGGAGGCGCCATGCATGTAGGCCTGAGATTTGTAGCCACTCTCTTAAGATGGCTGAAAAATTTAAAAAGGGAAAAATTGTGTCAAAAATTTCTTAAATGGGATAAACAGAAGAATTTTTTATGGGGTAAAATGTGTCACAGACCTTCTTGTAGGGggtaaatttatttttaactaaatttaccctaaattaattaaataaatgtgAAGAAAAAGTGAAATTTAGTACatgggaattttttttatcctaCTCTTAGTTAAGAGGATGGATGCTCAAGCCTTTTTTTCACTTCTCTATCTTTCACATTAACAATTATCCTATGTGACATCGTCAAGAGAAGGCTAACATCACTCCATCATACATGCACTTGTAGAAACATGGGTACTAGGTGTGCACCTGAGGATCCAAAGCTTTGCATGGCTTGCTTGCAGCGCAGTTTTGGGATCGGATCTCAGATTACTAGGAGTCTAAGAGGAGGATGTCGACAGTTAGAAAGAATGGTTCACGTCTCGAGCACTGTTGCCACCGGACTTTGTTTTCCCATGAAAATTAGGTTGGTTCTTGCTCAGCTGCCATGGTATCTGTCTCAAATGCCTAAGCCACACATGGCTTGTTTGACGAGACAAGCATAGTCTCAACCTCGGACAAGGCGGGGAACCACGAAGAACATCCACAGCTGGCAACTATTAGACGAgtagatatattttttacggtaccccgaTGCTCCGAACAAATTTACCAAACAAATCTAGCCATCAGATCGAAGGGTAAACTAGACATTTGTCAAAGGGTATTACGATTCGGTTATCCCGGTAAGGCAATACCTGATTGGACGCTAGTTACAGCCGAAGAAAGGGAAAATAAAATGCATCGATTTGGGCCGGCCTCGTCAAAGAACTGCAGCGACCGAATCGATTCCAGCGGTGGAGGACGTGGAGGAGAGGACGCCGGAGGCTGGAGTGTAGCTCTTTTAGCTGGACGAGAACGGATGCGGAGTGGAAGCTAGAAAGAATAGCTATTACCTAGATCGATTCATCGTATCATGTCTCCATCTAGCTCCggcagaagaaagaagaattaATTAGCTAGATCGATTCATGGCGTCGTCTCTCCGTCTAGCATTTTAGCTCCGGCAGGAGAGAGCGCCCTTGGTTGATTAACTAGAGATCGATCATGGTGTCATCTCCCGGCAGCGCCGTCGCCAAGCCCCTGCAGGCCGCGGCTCAATCCCGATGGTTCAACGAAGAACACCGGCCGCTCCTCTGCTTCTACCGCTGTCAGCTGGAAGAAGCTAATGTGGCCGGCTCCCAAGAGGAACCTGTTCCAgcgcatggcggcggcggcggacgcggtaGAGCGGCGACTTGTTGCGTCGAACGACGGCAGCGACGTTCCTGTCGggcgggctgctgctgctccgtcGCCTCGTCCGGTTCGCCGCTACAGCCGCGGCTTCGTCAGCTCCGGCCGCACGGCTGGAATGGAAATaggaaatttttgtttttagaTCTTTTACGATTTTGCCCTCCGAATACAGGTACTTCGGTTGTTTGCGAGTCCGTAGAATAGAAGATGGAGTACAAAGTAATATTGGTCATTAGATCAGGATAAATAAACGGTTATATTAAACCCGGGGTATCGTAAAAGAGCTCGTAGAATAGGTTTTTCTAAAGGATGGAATGgggagcgaacgttcgctccctAGCCTTCTGACGCGATGGGTAAAGTTGACATCCTCAcaaactaaagttgccatcaCCAcggaactaaagttgccataTCATAAAACTAAACGTTCGTTAGTCTTCTAGCGCGACGGGACAAAGTTGCCACCCGTATAGAACTAAAGTTCCTACTCTACATAACTAAAAGTTGCCATCCCACGAACCTAAAGTTGTCACCCACAAAGACACGTGGCATGATCCCAGCTATAATCTTTCCGATCGAATGGTCAATTAATAGAGCGTTCGCTCTGAGAGACTAAAGAGCGAACGTTCGTTCATTATAAATCCCGTTTTTTAAGGGTTGTTTTCGTTCATTCTTTGGGTGTGGTTTTGATGGAACTTTAGTCGGAGATCACGGTGAGATGGTGGTAATTAGTTGCTTGGTGTCTGGAGGTCAAGGTGCGCAGATGCAGAGCCTCTTGCGTGTTTGCACGGCTTGATGGGGTGTTTTAGTGTAATGTTGAGCATGAATGCAGCTTATGGCAGATCGTCCTAGTGTGCACTTCAACACGTTTTAGCTAGAGTGTGTTACCTTATTTCGGTAATTAAGCTCTCTCTTTAGCttaaaagaaagagaaaatcCAAGGTGACGTTAAAAAGAACTGGTGAACTGACGTTGGGCCCTCGCTAGTCTTCTTGGTGATAACTTCGGAGGCAAGACATATATACAGCCCCATAGCCtccgtagctttttcttcaAGTGGGGTGAAAGACCGAACAAAAGGGCAAAGGTCTACCTGATCGGATAACAGAGTGAAGATTCTAAAATGGCACTATCTCATGGTCCAATCCGGCAGGAGAAAGCAAATTGTTCAGACAAACATGGAAGGAAAATAACTGTAAGAAAGGACTATTTTCGTAGGGAAAGGCAGCTGTGAGAAAGACAGAGTGCATATCCCTCCTTGGCCCCCGAACAAAAGATTGCCATTGGGCGCTTCGTAGCTAAGGTTTGgacagtgaaaaaaaaaggtagttCATGGACATCATTGCCGGCTTGTGGGCGTAGTCAAGGCTCCAGCCTGACTGATTCAGACATGTACAtgtatttctttcttgttcGGATACTTCTGAATATGACTCGTGGATCAAAATGGCCATAGAAGACTGTTTCCTACTGACGATTGAAAGATTAAATTTGCAAATTAGATGATCGTCGGGTCAGCGATCGATATTGTTACCGATTTTCTGTATGTATTTTAGACATGATACCAAATGTTTCTTCTCATGTTTTCCTAACAAGGCTGGACTTATTTATTTGTTACAACAGTGCTGTGACCTGATTAATTTTATTTGGCAGCAGAGAATTGAATTCAGTCCTTCTCAGTCAGATATGTTCGGACTGTACAGATTGTTACCTGTGTAAAATGCTACTCCTCCTACTTGATATGGCATGAACACGACACTCTCAATGTAGGAATTCTTCAGACATCAACTGTATGCAATAAATCACTTGATCATCTTTCCAAGTTATCAGAACTTCATGGAACTACAGGTACTGATGATGGCATGCTGCAGCCTTGCAGGGCAAGTTGAAGCTGCCAGTGCAAACAAGCTCACACAGTGAACAGGAAAAGGGAGATCCTAATCTCCACCAGCACGGCATGGTTTGGAATTAAACATATTGAATGACAGCTTTGTATGCCATCGGAAAGGACATTGTTCAGCTGTATGGTAGTGGAGTAGTAGTACAATACCATTTCAATATAGTAGTattatctttatcttttctaGAAAAGAATGGATATGAGAAACTTCGTCACAGCACCATTGCCACCAAACCATTTTCTTTTCCCAACTTGTTCATGAATTCCatcttcccccaaaccccacccAAAAGATCACCTGCCGTCATGCACTAGCATATACAACGACATGTTGCAACCGCAATTAACCTACACATGCACAAATCCTATAACCCCATCTAAAACAGCAGCACAAGACGCACACGGACAATCGAAGCGAGAATTTAATCAAGCACGATCATCCCCAGCGGCCGTGTGAAGCAATCGTCATCGTGCTGCCTGCGCGACGGCCTGCTCCAGGTGGTGCAGCGACCTGTGGTAGCTGACGAAGCCCATGAACCAGAACTCGAAGCCGTCGTTGGTGACGACCTCGATGTACCGCTGCTCGGGCTTGTGCTTGTTCTCCgtcggcaccgcccgcctcacCTTCCGCAGCGGTATCGTCACCTTGTACGGCACGCGGAGCTTCTCGCCGTCCGGTGCGGTCACCGCCAGCGGCCGGTCGCTGCGGAACGCGACCCGCTCCGTCGACACGAAGAGCAGCCCGGCGATCGGCCCCGCCGTCGTCGACAGGTAGCACTGCGAGGCCCTGATGAGCCTCTCGTTCTTGTCCACGGAGAACCACTGCCGGAACACCTTCTCCACGCCGCCGGCTTGGAGGATCCTCGCGCCCAGCGTTAGCTTCCCTTTGACCGTTTCCGATAGCTTTGGCCCGAGAGTCACTGCAGAAATTGGGAACATGGACGAGTTCAGTCTAACTTTCCTCCAAAGCTACCACGACGACCAGgaaaaattcaattttttttctgggtGTTTCCGCGTTGAAAAAGGATCGTCAGGAAACAATCAAACAGGAAGAAATTAATTACCGTGTTCTTTGATGCCCCGAGCAATCTTTTTCTTGCCCCCCGTCCTGCGAACTTCGCTCGTCTGATCGGGTGCCGTCCTGGAGCTGTTAGAATCGTTGTTGGATTGGGCGAAGGAACCGACGAATCCGCCATGATCTGGGGTCGCCTCCTCTGCCGGGAACTCGGGCTCCTCTATGCCGTACGCCGTGCTGTTCACCGGGATCCCAATCACATGCTCCGGATTCGTTGACCCCTCCATCGCCGAACGTTGCAAGGAAGGAATACTCGCGCCGTGTGCAGCTTCTCCTGCGTCCTGTACTGTGTCCTCCTATTGTGCGGTGGTTGTTGTTGCAGGTAAGCTCAGGTCCAAAATGAAGGAGGGGAAAGCCTCATTTATAGGGTTGGTGCGTGCCTAGCTAGCCCGGAAAGACCGCAAGCGCCTCCTGCGCCTCGGTGGCTTGCTCGCTCTCCAATTCCGCACTTTGGAATTGAGGATTGATAGGAACAGTCCTCATCTCCTCATCGTGATAAAAAGCTTGGCgttacaaaaaaaaggttggGTGGCTACCTAACTTTGCGCACGCATGGGACCCCCCAGTACGTGGTAGCTTTTGACGTCTCATCCGTTTGTGTTTTTCTGCTCCGAGACTTTTTCTGAAGGTCACGTATTAGGTGAGCCTGTTCTGTTTGAAGTGCATATGTATGTTGTGCTCCACGCTGATACACATCCTGTAATACGCGTGCAGGATCGAGGCACTGTTGCATCCGGTTCGGTATTCTGGCAGAGCTCACGAGAAGATACCAAATGGTCGTTCCAGGAGGCTGCACGCGCAAGTGCACAGCTTTATCGTTGCCGGCAGCTTGGAAGTTGGAAGTATCCATTTCTGCACGCGGACAGAATAACCTCCTCGCAACGGTCAGTAGCATTGGCGTTGGAGAAATCAAACGGAAGAGCACAGAAACGCAGACAAAATTCATACCAATCAAGGGAGAGAATCAGAGAAAGAATCGCAGTTCGTAGCGAACGCCTAGATCCGCCGGGCACACCTAGATCCGCCTCAAATCAAAATCATGGCTCCCCAAAGGCCGTGACACCAGAAAGCACCCGGCCGGGGACGCGCCGCTGAGTGGGCGACGACGCCTTTGACGAAGCAGTGGAGCCTACCAGCAATCGAGTCGAGCTATAGCCCTGCTCGCCACCAAAGGGTCACAACGGCCCACAGGGAAGCCAAGGGAACAGCCGTCACAAGTTCGGCCACCCCCATCCCTACGGCCTCTCACCCCTTTGCTCTTGTTTTTCTTACTAGGGTCTTCTAGTTTTGCTTTGCGATGGCCACGGCGGACGCCCGGGTCACTGCCCGCAGCCAGCGTCGCGTCCGACGACGCACCGAGTCACCCGCCCGTTCTTTCTGCATGCCGACACGTCCCGCTGTGCATGCGCCGCCGGTTCGTTGGCTCAtgcattgttgttgttttactttcacacaatctttttttttcttttccaaaggGTTCTCTGCTTTGGGTAAAGATTCATATAATCATGTGGGGCGTTTACTTGCATCAGATATTTCTCAATTTCATGCGTAAACGGGAACTGGCCAAAAGACAACAACGAAAATTTTAGCCTTCCACAATTTGCAGTACATCCCTACTAAATACTCCCATACGGCCATACCTTCCCCTAATCGTGGATGCACGGgtttcaaaatataagttTGACCATCCATGGTGCCAATAATATACTTGTGTGCCACAAAAATATACCATTGAAATTCTAAAAAAGATTCTAATAGTTTGTGTACGAGCATATTATTGTCATAACAGATGACCCTCAAGATCTGTCGGTTCAGTCTCTCGAAAGTGTTCATATGAGGAAGGTGTGTATGCATGCGTATATAGTGATGATGGGTGTACGTGTGTAAGTATTTGTGAGCCTCTACATTTGTCCCGTgtttatatttaaaaaaatgcaattctCTCATGGTTTCGTGGCAACACATGGGCTCTCTATCGCAGAGTGGACGTATGACAACGTCAAGGAGAGGGATGACTAGAAGTGGCGCCGACTAGGATTTTGGTCGCCTTATGCACATGGGAACGACACAACTAGCATTTGTGTGAACTAGGGATGCAAGTAGGATCCCGCATATATAGTCCTGCTTCTCTAGACTAATCTCCAAGCCCGAAGTCAAATTTGGGCTAGCAAGTCCGTAACGACCTAGAAGCGGAACATAAGTGCgctaaaaacaaaagaagcgGAACATAAGAGGAATTTTGCTTGCATCTATCCCTAATGTGAACTAACAATACGTATGTCATGAATAAggcgctctctctctcgttgtaattttttttgcatgtcaTGAATAGTATATGCTGATGAATTGAAGTATTATATCATCTAAAGTAATCGGGCGTGGACTTAGACTCACTGGTGGTGGATTCCATACGTGTTTACTTGTGTAACTGCATGTTGCGTAGGGAGAATGTTAGGACACTTGGCTGTTGAAGTTGTAAAGGGTCAACGTGACCTTTGTTTGATACTCGGTCCGTctccgcaaaaaaaaggaacagaaTATGGACAAGGAATCAACAAAAATGTAGCGTGAAAGCTTAGCACGCACTCCATCGTCCCTTGCTCCATCAACCAGCTATAGAGGGAAAGGAATCACACAAAGGGGATAGAACACATTGGTCTGCCTACTGGCATGAAAGCTACCGTGCACGGACAACAATACCGTTAACGGCTGGGTCATGAAAAAGGTACATCGGCGTATAAGCAAGACCGCAGAATCTAAAAGAAATAATCATGTTAAATTAATGCATAAGAACTACAGGTCAACTAGGAAATGAaccatcatgcatgcatggaatcTAGACATGTCCTGAATGCGTTTCAGTCATCGGCGCAGCGGAGACCAAGGCTTTCTTCAGAAACAGGTTGTTTCGATCGGCGGTTTCAATTCAGAACTGCGCGTGCAATCATTTCTTGCAcaccatatatatattttactcTATGTATGTTCGATATATATACTGGCTATAACATATACTGTATGAAGTTTAATATGAGGCTGGCACTATCAATCTAAAGGAGCTAGCTGGCGCTTATCAGTCGGCCGCCAGTAGTTATCGAGGAAACACTGTGAGACCCATGGGAGCCCCCCCGGCAGGCCAGCACAACGCTGACAGTGCTTTTCCACTGTTCTTTCCTTAATCAGGAGGAGCAAGCGATTCATAGAAAGCACGGCCCCTCTTCAACCCCCACTGGTCGGTCTAGCAACTTTCTCCAGATGATCCGAACGCTTGTGCATGCAGAGAGATGGATGGAcctaaagaagaagaagaagaagaagctcttGAATTGACCTCCACTGACTACCCACGGTTGCAGTCTGACCACAAAAGGGTCCCTTCCATGTTGTAAAGGGCTCAAAGCCTCAAAGCGCTGCAGAAAAGCATGGAGATACGATCATAGATTACAGGGAGAGATTAAAATTTCAGATCGATGATGATCGTGCGTGCGCCGGGGCTCCACCTCGGCCGGCGGATAAGGACGGGTTAATTCATTTGCGTGTAATAATGCCATGTATGGTAGCGATGGTCGTACGTATATAAACGTATGTTTAGCCTTTTTCGTTAGGCTTGTGCGTTCCACTCGAAAGCATGGTCGCTGCCGATCGATAAACAATTAGCTGGCCAATGCGAAAGGGGCTCTCGTAATTGCGTTGTCGACAGTGCATGGTGGGCTTACTTAGGTCCCGCCCGGCTTAGTCTGCAGCTGCCGTTTTCGTGTCACTGCTGATTCAGCTCATGAACTAAACTGCTGCTTTATGCGTGTACGTACCTACAAGTTGTTGTTCGTTAGTTCATGCCTCGTCCACATGCAACGCACGCACTGGTGGTTTTGGGCCAGGTCTAATTGagatatttttctttgttatgCTATGTTAAGCAACTGTGTCTGTGTTTGTGTCGGGAGCTGGGACCGGCCGTTCCTGCAGTCTTGGCTAGCTGCTTTCTAGCGTGTGAGCGCCGAGCTATAAATGTATGATGGGGATGTCGTCGCTGGGGATGTGGTGTTGTGTTTGATAGCATAACTCTGATAGTCCGATGTTGGCTGTTAGCTGCCGGATCATGTTTGGGTCATCCAGATATGGAACTCGACAGGGTCAAATACTCAAACGGAAAGAAATGCTAACTGTCTGTACTTGGGAAGGAGGTTAGGGCATTCAAATAGTTCTGTAGGCCTGAACCACTTCCCCCACAGTGGAAAGCACAAATCCTAGTCTGGATGTCAACACTCTCGTGTTTCAATGAAGTTC includes:
- the LOC100825207 gene encoding GEM-like protein 4, producing the protein MEGSTNPEHVIGIPVNSTAYGIEEPEFPAEEATPDHGGFVGSFAQSNNDSNSSRTAPDQTSEVRRTGGKKKIARGIKEHVTLGPKLSETVKGKLTLGARILQAGGVEKVFRQWFSVDKNERLIRASQCYLSTTAGPIAGLLFVSTERVAFRSDRPLAVTAPDGEKLRVPYKVTIPLRKVRRAVPTENKHKPEQRYIEVVTNDGFEFWFMGFVSYHRSLHHLEQAVAQAAR